One genomic segment of Hafnia alvei includes these proteins:
- a CDS encoding conjugal transfer protein TraS, producing MITNKIIQEEIEEIKQILKQGDLEIPSMWTCLWPGLGVALWLLMCSYLGNCLSSYNDWDKLTSIVFSIFLGLLITIGSASGRASFLSIPNSFRKRSQAYKFFSSKIKKYTLSYMFVMGGILILTSALSMGDAWGVSLGFVFSIAIYFIFHIDMGRYQLSMLSSVINACKSDSVTPTK from the coding sequence GTGATAACCAATAAAATTATTCAGGAAGAAATAGAAGAGATCAAGCAAATACTCAAGCAAGGTGATCTTGAAATCCCCTCCATGTGGACATGTTTATGGCCTGGTCTTGGTGTTGCTTTATGGTTGTTGATGTGTAGTTATCTAGGTAATTGCCTGAGTAGTTATAATGATTGGGATAAACTCACTTCGATTGTTTTCAGTATTTTTTTAGGTTTATTGATCACTATTGGATCTGCAAGTGGGAGGGCTAGTTTCCTTTCCATACCAAATAGTTTTCGAAAGAGATCTCAAGCTTATAAATTTTTTAGTAGTAAAATAAAAAAATACACGCTCAGCTACATGTTTGTGATGGGGGGTATTCTTATTTTAACATCAGCCTTAAGTATGGGTGATGCTTGGGGGGTTAGTCTGGGGTTTGTTTTCTCAATCGCTATTTATTTTATTTTTCATATCGATATGGGAAGGTATCAATTATCAATGTTGAGTTCGGTTATTAATGCCTGTAAAAGCGATAGCGTGACGCCGACGAAATAA